GTTAATACGAACTGTTCAAATCGCGGCTATCCGTTATTCTTCATCTTCATTGCTGCAACGATAGTTTTCATAACGAAGTCTCGTCGTGAATCGACATCAGTCTTCGGGATCTCGACTAAATGGTAGTGTGCTGCAATGTACGTGTCTTGGATTTCATGATATGTTTTGAGAGCTTCGTCCCAACTTTGTTTTCGTTCTTGATCAAGTTCGTATATCTCCTCCCAAGGCGGAAGTATAAATACAATAGGATTGTATCTATAATTGCTGCTCCGCTCTAGAAGTTCATGAGCTAAATCTAGCTTTTCCATTCTGGCGTACGCCAGCGTATCAGGAATACCGCGATCAAAAAAACATATGTTATGAGGACATGCAATTTGTTCCTTTTCAAAACTATCGATAGAACCCAATAACATGCGTTCGGCATACTTGGTCTTATTGGCCCATGGCAAGGCGTCGCCACGCTTTTGCACCTCCTCTTGTATAATATGGCGCGCGACTTCTTCGACTACTGTGAAACCTTCTTTTTCTAATGCGCGTAGTAAAGTTGTTTTTCCGACCCCTGGTCCGCCTGTAAGAATGAAAAAATTATCCATGGGCATAATTAAGAATGCTAATGAAATGATCTATCTGTTTACAATAAAACGATATATAAGTAATCTTGTTGTGCTAATGAGGTCAATTTCTCTCGTTACTAAGCACTTATTACTCTGTGTTTAAACTTATAATTAATCGTACAACAACAATACTTATAAATAGTTTTATTGTGGCATTATATTGGCTGTAGTATTATTTAATTAAGACTTATTTTACGGAAGATTTGACCTAAGCAGTGACGATGCTCCAATTATACTATTTTCATTACATGCGATTAAAGCGTCCTAGTTTATTTTTGATTATTCTTAGTTTCTTGTGCCTGCAATCGGCCGTTCTACGGGGGAATCAAGTGGCGGATACGCTGGCGAATTATTCTAATGAGGAGCTTTTAGATAAGGCTTTCTATACACATAATACATTTTATTTGGAGTATTTGGAAAAGCGGAAGCTAAGTGTTGATGTGGCTAAGCTTTTATATCAGGATTTAGGGCGTATGTTAATCTCTGAGGGCAGGCTAGACTCGGCCTTAATTTATTATACGAAGCTTGATTCTTTGTCTGCGAAAACAGCCGATCTTAAGAACCAAGTTGTTGCAAAGCTCTCGATCGGCGAGCTTCATTATAGAAAGAAAGAATATAAGAAAA
The DNA window shown above is from Sphingobacterium hotanense and carries:
- a CDS encoding AAA family ATPase, whose translation is MDNFFILTGGPGVGKTTLLRALEKEGFTVVEEVARHIIQEEVQKRGDALPWANKTKYAERMLLGSIDSFEKEQIACPHNICFFDRGIPDTLAYARMEKLDLAHELLERSSNYRYNPIVFILPPWEEIYELDQERKQSWDEALKTYHEIQDTYIAAHYHLVEIPKTDVDSRRDFVMKTIVAAMKMKNNG